CAAACGCCACATCTAGCTTGTTGTCTTGAGGTCGAAGATCTGTTGGTAGAACTCTCATCCATCTCGTTCCGGTAACGTCTGGTGCGTCTCCTACCCCTATGGGTGACCAGTTTTGCCGGGTTTCCCTGTATCTGCCAATCTACCTGCGCCCAGTAATGCACGTCTCGGAGGGGAGCAAGTGCAGCATTATACTGACTTATCCACGTCCTAGTTGTGTACCTCTTGCTAGGAAGATTAGCAGCTCTCTCTTCTCTATATCCGCAAACAACAATGGCATGAGAACATGGAAACCTTTGATGCTGCCAAGCTCCACAAGAGCATTTTTTCCTATTCGCCGCCATGACAACGTTGCATGTGTTCTCGCCTAGTGCATTTCTTTGGTTTGTTATGACCGTGTAATCTCCCGATCGCTCAGAAAAAACTTCCACCCTATGGCCTGTTGAGGCTCTTTCACGCATCTGATAAACTTGCCACATTTTGGGAGTTAGTGGTGGGTTCCAATTGTTGGCCCTCCGGTATTGGTTGACAAAATAGTCTCTTGTCTAGGTAAATGTGGTATTAATTAAAGCTCTAATGGGTAGCATTCGAGCCTTACCAAGGATTTTGTTTTGGCACTCGACAATGTTTGTCGTTAAGTTACCCCAACGGCGAAGCCCCGAGTCGGGCCTTAGAGTCCACTTATCTAGACCAATATTTCTCAGATACGGCcaaacatcatcatcttcaccCTTGATTTCCCTCACCGCCCAAGTATACTCGGATGATTGGGAAGTGGAACCGATAACCCAAGTAAGATTTTTGATTCTCTTGTTCTTGAATGCGAGTTCACATAGCTACAAACGTGCCTCAAACAATACCGATGATGCCACCCCTGAATTTGGTTCACTGCATTAAGAATGCCTTGGTGACGGTCTGAAATGATACACAAATCACCCTGCCGCTGCGATCCGACATGCTCTTCAAAGAGATTTAGAAACCATGCCCAACTTTCATTAGACTCTTCATCAACCAAGGCAAAAGCGACCGACAATAGTTGTCCATTGGCGTTCTACGTCACTACAGTTAGCAACTTACCCTTGTAGCTGCCTTTCAAATGAGTGCCATCGACAAAGATCGCTGGAatacaacgttggaatgctCTAATCGCCGGTCCAAAAGCCCAGAATACAAACTTGAATTCTTGTATGTAGCTTGAACTAGTTGGAGAATGGAGCCATTCCACAACAGTGTCAGGGTTAGAACGTTGTAATTCGGCAACATACTTGGGCAATACATCAAAGTTACTCGGCCAAGTTCCATACAACCTTTCAATTTCTATCCTTCTTGCATTCCACGCCTTGGCGTAGCTCACATCCACATTGAAAGTTGCTTTTACTTGCGCCTGGATCTGTCTGACTTTATAAGTTAACTCTTCCCGCACGTTAGGCAAAATTTCAGAAGCAATCATACTTGCTGTCATACATCGGTTGTTGTTAGATATCACTTCTCCATAGCAATTGTGACTCTCCACGCACTTTGTGATCTGAAACATGCCTAACTTGTTTCTGCTTGTTCCAACTACAACCCACCTACACGGGACCCGGTCCGGAACACCACGATAATTCTTCCCCCTTGTCATGCATTGTGCTTTCCAAAACGTTGGCCTTGTATCCATAACAATAAGTTCTCTGTTTTCTCTTATGTTCCAAAGCCTAACAGCGTGTACAAGTTCCGCCTTGCTTTGAAAAAACATTCCTTTTTCTATCACATTTCTTTCTCTCGACCAAAAGACCACATCTTCTTGAACTTCATTGAATGGCATTAGAGcatcttcattatcatcgacgaGATTAAGAATTTCTTGATGCTCCAAAGGACCTTGTGCATGggccccttcttcttcttcgtctCCAGATACATCCCCATCAACGCTATAGTCGTCAATGATATCATCACTTGTATAAGGTGCCTCGTCACTTGAGCCAACACCCATTGgatcaatttcatcatcattttgaaCATCTTCATCGTCTTCATTGTTGttgtcttcatcatcatcagtgtcTTCATCACCTTCGTTCTCTTCATCTTCTGGTTCGTTACTTCCTTGGAAATAACATTGGCTTTGAGTCAAGCTTAACAACTGGTTTGTAAAAGTAGGCTCGAACTTCACTTCAAATTACGCTTCACCGAGATGATAAATCATTGCCAAAGTATTATCATCCGTAATTAAGTTCCTAAAAGGAACACCCTTAAATTCATACCACAAATATAATTGCAGTTTGAACTGTTGTttgaaacaccaaaacaacTGTAAGTCATATCACAGATTTGTGAATAAGTCATCATGTGGAAAATGGGAAAACTTCTTCTTTTCGATGGATCTGTATTTTGAAGGATCCCATTTatgaatgatacatgatcatcCCATATTAACTAAACTACAATGGGTttgaatgatgaagaagaagccatttttttttgaaagtgttTGAAATGTTATCTAAAAATGTTTGTTGAGTACTGATAATGtttaatgatgaagaagaagtcatcacatactatatatatacaacaaaaatttaattaggTTTACatttcaaattagggtttcaccAGGCTTCGACACGTGTTAGGGTTACAACGAAACCGgtttttcaaataccggtttcgaagTACGTGCAGTCAACCAATCAACAGTGGAACTGTACCAGTCAACAGTCAACAGTCAACCTGCGATGTCACATCACTtggaaaccggtatttcaaaaacCGGATTCACtggtttcatatttttttttccgaaaacttgtttgacaaaacacccttgaaatatgcccgtttgaaaaaaaatttcgtCGTTTAGGCCACTTTTTTACTACGTAAATCAATTTTGGGTCACTTGATTGTTAATACACCGAGCCTTAAGACCTAAAATACcttcataatgataatatctagtAAATTAACACAAAACCTCcaagttatttaataaaaagcacttgaaaaaattgaaaactcgctaataattcatttaacggCCGTTTAGGCCACTTTTTTACTACGTAAATCGATTTTGGGCCACTTGATTGCTAATACACCGAGCCTTAAGACATAGAATATCTTCATAATGATAATACctagtgaattaacacaaaaaacgccaagttatttaataaaaagcacttgaaaaattgaaaactcgctaataattcatttaacggCCGTTTAGGCCACTTTTTTACTACGTAAATCGATTTTGGGCCACTTGATTGCTAATACACCGAGCCTTAAGACATAGAATATCTTCATAATGATAATACctagtgaattaacacaaaaaacgccaagttatttaataaaaagcacttgaaaaattgaaaactcgctaataattcatttaacggCCGTTTAGGCCACTTTTTTACTACGTAAATCGATTTTGGGCCACTTGATTGCTAATACACCGAGCCTTAAGACATAGAATATCTTCATAATGATAATAGctagtgaattaacacaaaaaacgccaagttatttaataaaaagcacttgaaaaaattgaaaactcgctaataattcatttaacggCCGTTTAGGCCATTTTTTTACTACGTAAATTGATTTTGGGCCAATTGATCGCTAATACACCGAGCCTTAAGACCTAGAATATCTTCATAATGATAGTATAtagtgaattaacacaaaaacttcaagttatttaataaaaagcacttgaaaaaattgaaaactcgCTAATAATTCGTTTAACGGCCGTTTAGGCCACTTTTTTACTACGTAAATCGATTTTGGGACACTTGATTGCTACTACACCGAGCCTTAAGACCTATAATATcttcataatgataatatctagtgaattaacacaaaaaactccaagttatttaataaaaagcacttgaaaaaattgaaaactcgCTAATAATTCACTATAAAGTCACTTTTTGTATTATAGATCAAATTGTCTTCAAGTAAACATTCAAGCAACTTCAAATACATAGTCTTCTTACGAATTACTTAGTCTTCTAGAATTACATAGTCTTCTAAGAATTACATAGTCTTCATACGAATTACAACTTCAAATACAAATTACATAGTCTTCTAAGAATTACATAGTCTTCATAAGAATTACAACTTCAAGTACGAATTACATAGtcttcatttttcttcattGGTCTTCAAATCTTCATTGGTATTCTTAAAACAATTACAAAGTAGTCATCCAAATACAAGGtctttaaaacataataaaagtcTTCAACCAAATACTAAAAGTCTTCAAACAAATACTAAAAGTCTTCATTGGTCTTCAATTAGGTCTTCATTATTCTTCTTCGGAGTTTCCACGCATTGCTTCATCATGTAGGAGTTCTTCATCGGAAAGTGAGATTGCTTCACCA
The Erigeron canadensis isolate Cc75 chromosome 2, C_canadensis_v1, whole genome shotgun sequence DNA segment above includes these coding regions:
- the LOC122588380 gene encoding uncharacterized protein LOC122588380; its protein translation is MTYSCFGVSNNSSNCNYICGSNEPEDEENEGDEDTDDDEDNNNEDDEDVQNDDEIDPMGVGSSDEAPYTSDDIIDDYSVDGDVSGDEEEEGAHAQGPLEHQEILNLVDDNEDALMPFNEVQEDVVFWSRERNVIEKGMFFQSKAELVHAVRLWNIRENRELIVMDTRPTFWKAQCMTRGKNYRGVPDRVPCRWVVVGTSRNKLGMFQITKCVESHNCYGEVISNNNRCMTASMIASEILPNVREELTYKVRQIQAQVKATFNVDVSYAKAWNARRIEIERLYGTWPSNFDVLPKYVAELQRSNPDTVVEWLHSPTSSSYIQEFKFVFWAFGPAIRAFQRCIPAIFVDGTHLKGSYKGKLLTVVT
- the LOC122588379 gene encoding uncharacterized protein LOC122588379, with product MWQVYQMRERASTGHRVEVFSERSGDYTVITNQRNALGENTCNVVMAANRKKCSCGAWQHQRFPCSHAIVVCGYREERAANLPSKRYTTRTWISQYNAALAPLRDVHYWAQVDWQIQGNPAKLVTHRGRRRTRRYRNEMDESSTNRSSTSRQQARCGVCSQLGHNRKTCPEL